One Tolypothrix bouteillei VB521301 DNA window includes the following coding sequences:
- a CDS encoding phospholipase D-like domain-containing protein: MKYNKKILNIVEYTSIAGSAIGTVAAIATQQAVYAVAPLTLALSFNVINRNRFQQRLQQQVKTTDTAVQNQLQSLKQKIQTLPSVANLNPITQSLEQLQQQTEVLTKCLDTPVKPMEIEELREVPELNSITESLQKLEQTTKTLIQRFETRAEVQNVANLTGQLKTLEARLALVPEPVDLSEIEAKLSALETQLPQVFQISQQLQALPPSFDLSALEQRITQQQVQYDRVVQHVQAEIKRLSEITAIANQHIDNLPPVDLSRIEEAISSLRTQLSDLKQQFSSRLEPSEIERLNRAIVFTNERIDNLPPLPEPVDLSEIEQVNTKFEQLAHNFQTVNKWELEIEKLKELYIAFNQITEMRQDIENLDVSTSDLHDATWQLTNKVSKVIAQLDEYVQLFSKIPGQIEGIERLNSELEKRTELLDERTLNLSQMEDKLEDVRQVTNRLNQKTERLLNRTNNFEKMLSNLQQSTTHYAKAEDIQKMLTTLSEETTGQVNSVVEQKLAGINRLLKKIQPQYEYKLVYDRTESRALLLKATREVKERLILVCPWLHWGIRGNDGELIRYFRALLQRQSRIDIGWGHKTDMEDEDFRNSSAPTRHRFTTLFNMYSALEDLEKMEKHYPNRLKLKLLGTHEKFLVCDRSWAMLGSHNFLSSGDKSKERELGLLTNDPRIIQDLISRFDSAEDLEKTTAKV, translated from the coding sequence ATGAAATATAACAAAAAGATATTAAATATTGTTGAATATACTTCCATTGCTGGTTCCGCAATAGGAACCGTAGCAGCGATCGCAACACAACAAGCTGTCTATGCAGTGGCTCCCTTGACTTTAGCTCTTTCTTTCAATGTCATTAACCGCAATCGATTTCAGCAGCGACTACAGCAGCAGGTAAAAACAACAGATACCGCTGTGCAAAACCAGCTTCAATCTCTAAAACAAAAAATTCAAACACTGCCATCTGTTGCCAATCTCAATCCCATTACCCAGTCCTTAGAACAATTGCAGCAGCAAACCGAGGTGTTAACCAAATGCTTGGATACTCCAGTAAAACCAATGGAAATTGAGGAGTTGAGGGAAGTACCAGAACTCAATTCGATAACCGAATCTTTACAGAAATTAGAGCAAACGACCAAAACACTGATACAAAGGTTTGAGACGCGAGCGGAGGTACAAAACGTTGCAAATTTGACAGGGCAATTGAAAACTTTGGAAGCACGTCTCGCTCTTGTCCCAGAACCAGTTGATTTGAGCGAGATAGAAGCAAAACTGAGCGCTTTGGAAACGCAGTTACCTCAAGTTTTTCAAATCTCCCAGCAGCTACAAGCATTACCCCCATCCTTTGATTTAAGTGCGTTGGAGCAGCGAATTACCCAACAGCAAGTCCAATACGATCGCGTAGTACAGCACGTACAAGCAGAGATTAAGCGTTTAAGCGAGATAACTGCGATCGCTAACCAACATATAGATAATCTGCCTCCTGTTGATTTGAGTAGAATAGAAGAAGCCATCTCAAGCCTTAGGACTCAGCTAAGTGACCTCAAACAACAATTTAGTTCTCGATTGGAACCATCGGAAATTGAACGTTTAAACAGGGCGATTGTTTTTACCAACGAGCGGATTGATAATCTACCTCCTTTACCCGAACCTGTTGATTTGAGTGAAATAGAGCAAGTTAATACAAAGTTTGAACAACTCGCACACAACTTTCAAACTGTTAATAAATGGGAATTAGAGATTGAAAAGTTAAAAGAACTCTATATAGCTTTCAATCAAATCACTGAAATGCGACAAGATATAGAAAATTTAGATGTCAGCACCTCTGACTTGCACGATGCAACTTGGCAGTTAACAAATAAAGTCAGTAAGGTAATAGCACAATTAGATGAATATGTTCAACTTTTTTCAAAAATTCCAGGTCAAATAGAGGGTATCGAACGCCTAAATAGCGAACTAGAGAAAAGAACAGAGTTGCTAGATGAGCGAACTTTAAATTTAAGTCAAATGGAAGACAAATTAGAAGATGTACGGCAAGTAACAAACCGATTGAATCAAAAAACAGAGCGTTTGTTAAACCGTACTAATAACTTTGAAAAAATGCTAAGCAACTTACAACAATCAACAACTCACTATGCGAAGGCAGAAGATATACAGAAGATGTTAACGACCCTATCCGAGGAAACAACAGGTCAAGTGAATAGCGTAGTAGAACAAAAGCTAGCTGGAATTAATCGATTGCTCAAGAAGATTCAACCTCAATATGAGTACAAACTTGTATATGATAGAACCGAGAGTAGAGCTTTGTTATTGAAGGCAACTAGAGAAGTAAAAGAGCGTCTTATCTTAGTTTGTCCTTGGTTGCATTGGGGTATTCGTGGAAACGATGGAGAATTGATACGTTATTTTCGTGCTCTTTTGCAACGGCAATCTCGTATCGATATCGGTTGGGGACATAAAACAGATATGGAAGATGAAGATTTTCGTAATTCATCCGCACCTACCCGCCATCGCTTTACAACTCTGTTTAATATGTATTCTGCTTTGGAAGATTTAGAGAAAATGGAAAAACACTACCCCAATCGGTTGAAGCTCAAGCTTTTAGGAACTCATGAAAAGTTTTTGGTATGCGATCGCTCTTGGGCTATGTTGGGAAGCCATAACTTTTTAAGTTCGGGTGATAAATCCAAAGAGCGCGAATTAGGTCTACTAACTAACGATCCGCGTATTATTCAGGATTTGATTTCACGATTTGACAGCGCAGAAGACTTGGAGAAGACAACAGCAAAGGTTTAA
- a CDS encoding AAA family ATPase: protein MYSSLNTKQCTLLLLVGMKGSGKTFIGGVLEKYLDVKFLRIESIFVELLQLEPKLEGIALEKRGFQIVLETLDELAKHHRILCIESTGTAHTFPDLLAALRQGFHVSFIHIQAPLDTCIQRVMARDASAHIPVSDERLREINERALLVNLPWDLEIDNSELHNETFIAQAVKELLQNKSEKP, encoded by the coding sequence ATGTACTCATCTTTAAATACAAAACAATGTACCTTATTACTGCTTGTAGGAATGAAGGGATCTGGCAAAACCTTCATCGGTGGTGTTTTAGAAAAATATTTAGACGTAAAATTTTTACGAATTGAATCCATATTTGTTGAACTTCTTCAGTTAGAGCCAAAGTTAGAAGGAATTGCTCTTGAGAAACGAGGATTCCAAATCGTACTGGAAACACTAGATGAGCTAGCAAAACACCATCGCATCCTTTGTATTGAGTCTACGGGAACTGCTCATACTTTTCCCGATCTCTTAGCCGCCTTGCGTCAGGGATTTCACGTATCATTCATTCATATACAAGCTCCTTTAGATACCTGTATTCAGCGAGTTATGGCTAGAGATGCATCAGCCCATATTCCTGTTTCAGACGAAAGATTAAGAGAAATTAACGAGCGTGCATTGTTAGTTAATCTTCCTTGGGATCTAGAGATTGATAATTCTGAGCTTCATAATGAGACTTTCATTGCTCAAGCTGTCAAAGAACTTTTACAAAATAAATCTGAAAAGCCATAG
- a CDS encoding response regulator, whose product MTNIELPVLFLLVEDNTNNLALIFRAIAKAKLNIMIQYVESAEKAIDYLLGIGQYDNRKRYPLPDAILLDKNSSVMDEIKLLKWLKKQPSLKDIPFLIMSHSDLIQSRETATSLGATYITKSTSVEDYISILKTFKNFKFKK is encoded by the coding sequence ATGACAAATATTGAATTGCCAGTGTTATTTTTGTTAGTAGAAGATAACACCAATAATTTAGCTCTCATCTTTCGTGCTATAGCTAAAGCTAAATTAAATATTATGATTCAATATGTAGAAAGTGCTGAAAAAGCTATAGATTACCTGCTAGGTATAGGACAATACGATAACAGAAAACGTTATCCATTACCGGACGCTATTTTATTAGATAAAAATTCATCTGTTATGGATGAAATCAAATTACTTAAGTGGCTGAAGAAACAACCAAGCTTGAAAGATATACCTTTTTTGATAATGAGTCATTCAGATTTAATTCAGTCTAGAGAAACAGCTACTTCTCTGGGGGCTACTTACATTACTAAATCTACATCTGTAGAGGATTACATATCAATTTTAAAAACATTTAAGAATTTCAAGTTTAAAAAATAA
- a CDS encoding helix-turn-helix domain-containing protein, translating into MKKMYCRLAVLMAEKDPQLSQRQLSRDTGLDITTINRLFTNKFSRVDVATVEVLCNYFGKDVGELLQMRQPEDIPQRRTRKRTKSEPSSE; encoded by the coding sequence ATGAAAAAGATGTACTGTCGTTTAGCCGTGTTGATGGCAGAAAAAGACCCCCAGTTGTCTCAAAGACAGCTCTCAAGAGACACAGGGTTGGATATCACGACCATCAACCGTTTATTTACAAACAAATTCAGCAGGGTCGATGTGGCTACCGTAGAAGTCCTGTGCAACTACTTTGGTAAGGATGTGGGCGAGCTACTACAAATGAGGCAACCTGAAGATATTCCGCAAAGAAGAACCAGAAAGCGGACTAAATCAGAGCCATCTTCAGAATAA
- a CDS encoding DUF1772 domain-containing protein has protein sequence MITDQLLFALKLVATLGCGLVAGVFFAFSTFVMSALARLQPREGIVAMQSINITAINPLFMVALFGTALACLFLAIASLLKWHQPGAVYWLVASLLYLVGTVVVTIAFNVPLNDALAIAKPDTTEGANLWARYLTNWTFWNHVRTIAAFGAAVLLTVFKT, from the coding sequence ATGATAACTGACCAATTACTTTTTGCGTTAAAACTTGTTGCTACCTTGGGCTGTGGGCTAGTGGCTGGAGTCTTTTTCGCTTTCTCAACCTTCGTGATGAGTGCTCTTGCTCGACTTCAGCCACGGGAAGGTATTGTTGCTATGCAATCGATTAATATAACAGCCATCAATCCATTGTTTATGGTAGCGCTCTTTGGCACGGCTTTGGCGTGTCTTTTTCTAGCGATCGCCTCGCTGTTAAAGTGGCATCAACCCGGTGCAGTCTATTGGCTGGTTGCTAGCTTACTCTATCTCGTTGGTACTGTTGTGGTGACGATCGCTTTCAATGTGCCGTTGAATGATGCCTTAGCGATCGCCAAACCAGATACTACTGAAGGCGCAAATCTATGGGCTCGATATCTAACCAACTGGACGTTCTGGAACCATGTTCGGACAATAGCAGCGTTTGGAGCAGCAGTATTGCTAACTGTGTTTAAGACCTGA
- a CDS encoding RNA 2'-phosphotransferase: protein MDNSRLVKISKYLSRHLRHQPERIGIELSAGGWVAVKDLLAACRNNRFPITREELDEVVANNDKQRFSFDATGTLIRANQGHSVDIDLQLEPVVPPDVLYHGTGHKSVELILQTGLCKMSRHHVHLSKDVATAETVGARHGKPVVFLVDAAAMHQAGYTFYCSDNGVWLVDSVPPKYLQKLATDGLEM from the coding sequence ATGGACAATTCACGCCTAGTTAAAATTAGCAAATACCTTAGCAGACACCTCCGACACCAACCCGAACGTATTGGAATTGAACTTTCTGCTGGTGGTTGGGTAGCTGTCAAGGATCTTTTAGCAGCTTGTAGAAACAACCGATTTCCCATCACTCGTGAAGAACTCGATGAAGTTGTTGCAAACAACGATAAACAACGCTTTTCTTTTGATGCTACGGGGACTTTAATTCGCGCAAACCAAGGACACAGCGTAGATATTGATTTACAATTAGAACCCGTCGTTCCTCCAGATGTGCTTTATCACGGTACCGGACACAAATCTGTAGAGCTAATACTGCAAACTGGGTTGTGTAAAATGTCGCGCCATCACGTACATCTATCAAAGGATGTTGCCACAGCAGAAACTGTCGGCGCAAGACATGGGAAACCCGTGGTGTTTTTGGTTGATGCAGCAGCTATGCACCAAGCGGGTTATACCTTCTATTGTTCGGACAATGGAGTGTGGTTGGTAGATAGTGTACCACCCAAGTATTTGCAAAAGTTGGCAACAGATGGATTGGAGATGTAA
- a CDS encoding TetR/AcrR family transcriptional regulator gives MNAKAKSGDSREQLLQLAEALFGERGYTSVTLRDIADAFKVRQAALYYHFPGGKEELFVEVIKRSFMRHLDGLNRAISEAEPSLSSQLNLMADWLLAQPPLDMIRLARSDLPALSPDHAQTLMELGEVSLVQPIQQVLAQAYERGEIRLVDSKLMATMFLSLIDTAHDMHRYKTIPKQVLARDTIDILLDGMRRR, from the coding sequence GTGAACGCTAAGGCAAAATCAGGAGATTCGCGAGAGCAACTGCTGCAATTAGCAGAAGCTCTATTTGGGGAGCGCGGCTATACATCAGTCACCTTGCGAGATATCGCAGATGCCTTTAAGGTACGTCAGGCTGCCCTTTACTATCACTTTCCCGGTGGTAAAGAGGAGTTGTTTGTTGAGGTGATCAAACGTAGTTTCATGCGACATCTCGACGGATTGAATCGCGCCATTTCCGAGGCAGAACCGAGTCTGTCCAGTCAACTGAATTTGATGGCGGATTGGTTGTTAGCACAACCTCCACTCGATATGATCCGTCTGGCACGCTCGGATCTGCCAGCCCTTTCTCCAGACCACGCTCAAACTCTCATGGAGTTAGGAGAGGTTTCTCTCGTACAGCCAATCCAGCAAGTTCTAGCGCAGGCTTACGAGCGGGGAGAAATTCGCTTGGTTGATTCTAAACTCATGGCTACGATGTTTCTTTCCCTGATTGATACAGCGCATGATATGCATCGGTACAAGACCATTCCCAAGCAGGTTCTAGCGCGGGATACGATCGATATTCTGTTGGATGGAATGCGTCGCCGCTAA
- the ppsA gene encoding phosphoenolpyruvate synthase, whose translation MSSYVLGFQEIDKTKLLVVGGKGANLGELYKIEGIRVPDGFCISTEAFKRIIGKTSSINELLDQLSLLKVEDRDKIRELSGEIRMGIEEIAIPENICEEITQLLSGLGENNAYAVRSSATAEDLLTASFAGQQDTYLNIIGNEAILKHIGKCWASLFTERAIIYRLQNGFDHRKVYQAVVVQKMVFPLAAGILFTADPVTSNRKVLSIDAGFGLGEATVSGLVNADSYKVREGKIIDKKISTKKLAINALKDGGTNKQEIEPERQNKQALTDAQILQLAHVGRKIEEHFGCPQDIEWCLVDDTFYIVQSRPIATLYPIPEASDRSNHVYLSVGHQQMMTDPMKPLGISLWQLTAARPMFKAGGRLFVDVTRELASPVKREMVVDVLGKSDPLIKDALMTIIEWEDFIRALPDDKKEQSPGKSNKGLSPADFQTQIEYAPAIVPDLIKRSQTSIEELKQNIQTKSGLDLFDFILEDIQQLKKSLFDPQSFGVIVTAMNASSWLNEKMKEWLGEKNAADTLSQSVPNNITSSMGLALLDIADAIRPYPEVIDYLQHIKDDNFLDELVKFNGGQEIRDAIYAYLNKYGMRCAGEIDITKTRWSEKPSTLVHLILSNIKNFEPGASKRKFEQGQQEALRKEQELLDRLKQLPDGDEKAEETKRKICLVRNFIGYREYPKYGIVSRYFVYKQALLKEAERLVQANVIYEKEDIYYLTFEELREVVLTNKLDYQIVSYRKDEYKLYERLTPPRVITSDGEIIAGKYKRENLPAEAIVGLPVSSGVVEGRARVILNMEDADLEDGDILVTSFTDPSWTPLFVSIKGLVTEVGGLMTHGAVIAREYGLPTVVGVENATKLIKDGQQIRVHGTEGYVEIL comes from the coding sequence ATGAGTTCATATGTGCTTGGTTTTCAGGAAATTGACAAAACAAAACTCTTGGTTGTTGGGGGTAAAGGCGCGAACCTGGGGGAACTTTACAAGATTGAAGGAATCCGCGTACCCGATGGCTTTTGTATTTCTACTGAAGCCTTTAAAAGAATCATTGGGAAAACGTCGTCGATTAACGAATTACTGGACCAATTATCGCTTCTAAAGGTGGAAGACCGGGATAAAATCCGCGAACTTAGCGGTGAGATTCGCATGGGCATTGAAGAGATAGCCATTCCTGAAAACATTTGTGAAGAGATTACCCAACTTCTCTCCGGGCTTGGAGAAAACAATGCCTACGCAGTACGATCGAGCGCAACTGCAGAGGATTTACTGACGGCCTCCTTTGCCGGACAACAGGATACGTATTTGAACATTATCGGAAACGAGGCAATCTTAAAGCATATCGGCAAGTGCTGGGCGTCACTATTTACCGAGAGGGCAATAATTTACCGCCTTCAAAACGGCTTCGACCACCGTAAAGTCTACCAGGCTGTGGTTGTCCAGAAGATGGTCTTTCCGCTGGCGGCAGGAATTTTGTTTACTGCCGATCCCGTCACTTCTAACAGGAAGGTGTTATCCATTGATGCGGGCTTCGGACTTGGTGAGGCCACAGTCTCCGGTCTGGTGAATGCTGATAGCTACAAAGTGCGTGAAGGCAAGATTATCGATAAGAAGATATCCACAAAGAAGTTGGCTATTAATGCCCTGAAAGATGGCGGTACGAACAAGCAGGAGATCGAGCCTGAGCGGCAGAACAAGCAGGCGCTGACGGACGCGCAGATTTTGCAGCTGGCACACGTGGGCAGGAAGATCGAAGAACACTTCGGCTGCCCCCAAGACATCGAATGGTGTTTGGTTGATGATACATTTTATATTGTCCAGAGCCGACCGATCGCTACTTTGTACCCCATCCCTGAAGCAAGCGATCGCTCAAATCACGTTTATCTATCTGTCGGTCATCAGCAAATGATGACCGACCCCATGAAACCATTGGGAATATCTTTATGGCAGTTAACCGCTGCCCGACCCATGTTTAAAGCTGGTGGAAGGTTGTTTGTTGATGTTACACGTGAACTGGCTTCACCCGTTAAAAGAGAAATGGTAGTAGATGTCCTGGGAAAATCCGACCCGCTCATCAAAGATGCATTGATGACCATCATAGAGTGGGAAGATTTTATAAGAGCGTTACCAGATGATAAGAAAGAACAAAGTCCCGGTAAAAGCAATAAAGGTTTATCACCTGCGGATTTTCAAACACAAATCGAATACGCTCCGGCAATCGTCCCCGATCTGATTAAGCGCAGTCAAACATCGATAGAAGAGTTAAAACAAAACATCCAGACGAAATCAGGGCTGGATCTATTCGATTTTATTCTGGAAGACATCCAGCAATTGAAGAAGAGTTTATTCGATCCACAAAGTTTTGGTGTGATTGTGACTGCTATGAATGCTTCATCATGGCTCAATGAAAAAATGAAGGAGTGGTTAGGTGAAAAGAACGCAGCAGATACGCTTTCTCAATCTGTACCCAACAATATTACTTCGTCCATGGGTCTGGCGCTATTGGATATCGCGGATGCGATCCGTCCTTATCCAGAAGTAATCGATTATTTGCAGCATATAAAAGACGATAACTTTTTGGATGAACTGGTTAAGTTTAATGGTGGACAGGAGATCCGGGACGCCATCTATGCTTATCTCAACAAATACGGAATGCGATGTGCTGGAGAGATCGATATTACGAAAACCCGCTGGAGCGAAAAACCAAGTACACTGGTTCACCTAATTCTCAGTAATATCAAAAACTTTGAGCCTGGTGCCAGTAAGCGGAAATTCGAGCAAGGCCAACAGGAGGCTTTAAGAAAAGAACAAGAGTTACTAGATCGATTGAAGCAATTGCCGGATGGTGATGAAAAGGCTGAAGAAACAAAACGAAAGATCTGCCTGGTTCGGAATTTCATCGGTTATCGTGAATATCCAAAATACGGCATAGTTAGTCGCTATTTCGTTTACAAGCAGGCTTTACTGAAAGAAGCTGAACGACTCGTTCAAGCTAACGTTATTTATGAAAAAGAAGACATTTATTACCTCACTTTTGAAGAGCTTCGCGAAGTCGTACTCACAAATAAACTGGATTACCAAATCGTCAGCTATCGAAAAGACGAGTACAAATTATATGAAAGACTAACGCCACCACGTGTCATCACCTCTGACGGCGAAATCATTGCGGGTAAGTACAAACGGGAAAATCTCCCGGCTGAAGCTATTGTGGGTTTGCCTGTTTCTTCCGGAGTTGTAGAGGGACGGGCACGTGTCATTTTAAACATGGAAGATGCCGATTTGGAAGATGGAGATATATTAGTCACCTCCTTTACTGACCCCAGCTGGACACCGTTGTTTGTATCCATAAAAGGCTTGGTCACCGAAGTTGGTGGACTGATGACCCATGGAGCAGTTATCGCACGTGAATATGGCTTACCGACAGTTGTAGGAGTAGAAAATGCTACCAAACTGATAAAAGATGGGCAACAAATTCGCGTACATGGAACAGAAGGGTATGTAGAAATCCTATGA
- a CDS encoding Hsp20/alpha crystallin family protein: protein MTLIRYNPWQELNAIQRLFEETKVPFEREFVKVPAAELTQTPDAVYLKLELPGIDAKDLDIQVTENTVSISGERKGETKTEDKGVTRTEFHYGKFQRVIPLPVKIQNTDVKAEYRDGILNLTLPKKEEEKNKVVKVNLEQPAA, encoded by the coding sequence ATGACACTCATTCGTTACAATCCCTGGCAAGAACTAAACGCAATCCAACGCCTGTTTGAAGAAACCAAAGTTCCATTTGAAAGAGAGTTCGTAAAAGTTCCTGCTGCCGAACTGACCCAAACTCCGGATGCGGTGTACCTCAAGCTAGAACTTCCAGGAATAGACGCTAAAGATTTAGATATCCAAGTGACAGAAAACACCGTTTCTATTAGTGGAGAGCGCAAGGGAGAAACCAAGACCGAAGACAAAGGCGTAACTCGAACTGAGTTTCACTACGGTAAGTTTCAGCGCGTCATTCCATTGCCTGTAAAAATTCAAAATACTGATGTTAAGGCTGAATACAGAGATGGTATTTTGAATCTGACTCTGCCAAAGAAAGAAGAAGAAAAGAACAAAGTCGTCAAAGTGAATCTAGAACAGCCAGCTGCTTAA
- a CDS encoding SDR family NAD(P)-dependent oxidoreductase, with amino-acid sequence MMTTQRGVALVTGASSGIGEMTAIALKSAGFITYATARNPQSLSNLAVKGCHVLQLDITDEASMLAAVRSIEARHGGVSVLINNAGYNQIGPLEELTMDDVRRQFETNVFGLLRMCQLVLPGMRSQGYGRIINVGSIGGTFTTPGNGAYHASKYAVESFTDALRCEVKPFGVDIVLIQPTGVRTPFVEKLYSLMPQTGDDSPYAAFKRNMEAQVQQMFAENAWGILTPEDVAKVIVQAVLVRRPQTRYKVGLGGKIFFWMRRLLSDRAWDAMMARMFPMGEVSRSKNRSKAARICDFSAMN; translated from the coding sequence ATGATGACAACACAACGTGGAGTGGCATTGGTTACGGGTGCTTCTTCTGGAATCGGAGAAATGACCGCGATCGCCCTTAAATCAGCCGGATTCATCACCTATGCAACCGCTCGGAATCCTCAATCTCTCAGCAATCTGGCGGTAAAAGGGTGTCATGTGCTTCAACTCGATATTACCGATGAAGCATCGATGTTGGCGGCTGTGCGATCGATTGAAGCAAGGCATGGGGGGGTTTCGGTACTGATTAACAACGCGGGATATAACCAGATTGGTCCTTTAGAAGAGTTAACAATGGATGATGTTCGCCGTCAGTTTGAAACCAACGTGTTTGGCTTACTGCGGATGTGTCAACTGGTATTGCCAGGAATGCGATCGCAGGGTTATGGGCGCATTATCAATGTGGGTTCGATAGGTGGAACGTTTACCACACCGGGAAATGGTGCTTATCACGCCAGTAAGTATGCCGTTGAATCATTTACTGACGCATTGCGGTGTGAAGTCAAACCCTTTGGAGTGGATATTGTTTTAATTCAACCGACAGGGGTGCGAACGCCGTTTGTGGAAAAGCTTTATTCATTGATGCCGCAAACAGGGGATGATAGTCCTTACGCTGCATTCAAGCGCAATATGGAAGCACAGGTTCAGCAGATGTTTGCAGAGAATGCTTGGGGGATTTTAACACCAGAAGATGTCGCAAAAGTAATCGTTCAAGCGGTTCTGGTGCGTCGTCCTCAAACTCGTTATAAAGTTGGCTTGGGCGGAAAAATTTTCTTCTGGATGCGTCGTCTGTTATCCGATCGTGCCTGGGATGCGATGATGGCTCGAATGTTCCCAATGGGTGAGGTATCACGCTCCAAAAATCGTAGTAAAGCTGCACGAATTTGTGATTTTAGCGCAATGAATTGA
- a CDS encoding DUF4058 family protein, protein MEKQIVQNPFPGMNPYLEQAELWHQVHNKLIVAVADEITPAN, encoded by the coding sequence ATGGAAAAACAAATTGTGCAAAATCCGTTTCCGGGAATGAATCCATATCTGGAACAAGCAGAGTTGTGGCATCAAGTTCACAACAAATTGATTGTGGCCGTAGCAGATGAAATTACTCCAGCTAACTAA
- a CDS encoding KGK domain-containing protein, whose product MNNKFTPLVCDDDVILFEKDTFKISRLKELLSTDMSLKLNQIIYNQQTQKPQGLVIGSFAKASIVQEHIELSEIQFHSIKNCQILRICGKGWQKGKLKIQVSQSIINQKLNQVYLEFCPDEPDDPESPLDDIRKLI is encoded by the coding sequence ATGAATAATAAATTTACCCCTCTAGTCTGTGATGATGATGTCATTCTTTTTGAAAAAGATACGTTTAAAATCAGTAGATTAAAAGAATTGCTCTCTACGGACATGAGTCTTAAGTTAAATCAAATAATTTACAATCAACAAACTCAAAAACCTCAAGGTTTAGTTATTGGCTCATTCGCTAAAGCCTCTATTGTTCAAGAACATATCGAATTAAGTGAAATTCAATTTCACTCTATTAAAAATTGCCAGATTCTTAGAATTTGTGGCAAAGGTTGGCAGAAAGGAAAGCTGAAAATTCAAGTAAGTCAATCAATTATCAATCAGAAGCTAAATCAAGTTTATTTAGAATTTTGTCCTGATGAACCTGATGATCCTGAATCGCCTTTAGATGATATAAGGAAATTAATATAA